A genomic region of Thermodesulfitimonas autotrophica contains the following coding sequences:
- the nusG gene encoding transcription termination/antitermination protein NusG — protein sequence MQWFAVRVPPCSENKVRKYLEKRKHDGLAGRVGRILVPERDGELLTPGYIFVEADWWPDGYVRPGFPKARTLGSVTEEELDRLMSAAVKPRIKKGDRVEVVEGPLSGQVGVVTRANAKRARVTFVFLGQEATVEFEVEALKRVEGEGS from the coding sequence ATGCAATGGTTCGCAGTCCGGGTCCCTCCCTGCAGCGAAAACAAGGTGAGAAAGTACCTGGAGAAGAGAAAACACGACGGACTGGCAGGCAGGGTCGGGCGCATCCTGGTCCCGGAGCGGGACGGCGAGCTCCTGACGCCGGGCTACATCTTCGTCGAGGCCGACTGGTGGCCGGACGGCTACGTGCGCCCGGGGTTCCCTAAAGCACGGACGCTGGGTTCGGTCACGGAAGAGGAGCTGGACAGACTCATGAGCGCTGCCGTCAAGCCCCGGATCAAGAAGGGCGACCGCGTGGAGGTGGTCGAAGGCCCCCTTTCCGGGCAGGTGGGCGTGGTTACGCGGGCGAACGCGAAGCGGGCACGGGTGACCTTTGTGTTTTTGGGCCAGGAAGCCACGGTGGAGTTCGAGGTGGAGGCTCTCAAAAGAGTTGAAGGGGAGGGCAGTTAA
- a CDS encoding VirD4-like conjugal transfer protein, CD1115 family has translation MRAALTLTLKLKTLFSSRRAKIALVALLVYILDAWILGSFCVFLKDASLSQRMLHNPFYAAAVFPFQGVFFWWLFLNLVVGAAGFVVVLKLSATFPSLFRIKKREPEFTEDPSCGTSRWLTKAEAKKILSFGHGPGIIFGKMEGEPVRLDSPRLNRNVIVWGPPGRMKTRALVVPNLLQAALSNESCVVTDPKKDILPVARPFFESRGYTVKVFDLIDMLNSDRWNPMSVIRNDIDAQLFSEVIIANTTVAGIKKVGGDQFWTSAEQNLLKALALYVVNEYPPENRNMESLYALLSCGSLDQLDLTFGSLSADHPAKAPYNIFSQADKRVRADVIQGLGVRIQVFQNKEVKRLTGASDIDLEAPGLEKCAYFCCVRDTDSTFDFLASLFFSFLFIKLVRLADGRGGPCPVPVRFVLDEFCNIGIIPDFKKKIATVRSRGLSLILIAQDLPQLRDRFPGNEWEEIVACCDSQLFFGGNDQSTLKYVSDQLGTGTVERVAVRNRAMTLEHVQVMRSPSPRNLMTPDELRRLDLKKAVLILGGLPPALIDKLDYTEHPLGSTLDRANKDVKVVFPEETGRPVKGKGPEPLEKRPEPEADGGPPDGNDSRASEPSGLAGAPEGFKEALEKSHSPQETATKFW, from the coding sequence TTGCGGGCCGCCCTCACCCTGACCCTGAAACTTAAAACCCTGTTCTCCTCCCGCCGGGCGAAAATCGCCCTGGTCGCCCTCCTCGTCTATATCCTCGACGCCTGGATACTCGGCTCCTTCTGCGTCTTCCTTAAAGACGCCTCCCTGTCGCAGAGAATGCTGCACAACCCTTTTTACGCGGCGGCCGTCTTTCCTTTCCAGGGCGTCTTCTTCTGGTGGCTCTTTCTCAACCTTGTCGTTGGGGCCGCGGGCTTCGTGGTCGTCCTCAAGCTGAGCGCGACCTTCCCCTCCCTCTTCAGGATCAAGAAGAGGGAGCCGGAGTTCACCGAGGACCCCTCGTGCGGCACTTCCAGGTGGCTGACGAAGGCCGAGGCGAAGAAGATCCTTTCCTTCGGTCACGGCCCGGGGATAATCTTCGGCAAGATGGAGGGCGAACCCGTCCGGCTTGATTCTCCCAGGCTTAACAGGAACGTCATCGTCTGGGGGCCCCCGGGCCGCATGAAGACCAGGGCTCTGGTCGTGCCCAACCTTCTCCAGGCCGCCTTATCAAACGAGTCATGCGTCGTCACCGACCCGAAGAAAGACATTCTTCCTGTCGCCAGGCCTTTTTTCGAGAGCCGGGGCTACACCGTGAAAGTCTTCGACCTGATCGACATGCTCAACTCCGACCGCTGGAACCCGATGAGCGTGATCAGGAACGACATCGACGCCCAGCTCTTTTCCGAGGTCATCATCGCCAACACCACCGTGGCGGGTATCAAGAAAGTGGGAGGCGACCAGTTCTGGACCAGCGCCGAGCAGAACCTTTTGAAGGCCCTTGCCCTCTACGTCGTGAACGAGTACCCGCCCGAGAACCGCAACATGGAGTCCCTTTACGCCCTGCTCTCCTGCGGTTCTCTCGACCAGCTCGACCTCACCTTCGGGTCTTTGTCCGCCGACCACCCGGCCAAAGCCCCTTACAACATCTTCTCCCAGGCCGACAAGAGGGTTCGCGCCGACGTGATCCAGGGTTTGGGCGTCAGGATTCAGGTCTTCCAGAACAAAGAAGTCAAGAGACTCACCGGGGCCTCCGACATCGACCTGGAAGCTCCCGGTCTTGAGAAGTGCGCCTACTTCTGCTGCGTCCGGGACACCGACTCCACCTTTGACTTTTTGGCCAGCCTCTTCTTCTCCTTTCTCTTCATCAAGCTGGTGCGGCTGGCCGACGGGCGCGGGGGACCCTGCCCGGTCCCCGTCAGGTTCGTGCTCGACGAGTTCTGCAACATCGGGATCATTCCCGACTTCAAGAAGAAGATCGCCACGGTGAGGTCCCGGGGGCTGTCCTTGATCCTGATTGCCCAGGACCTTCCCCAGCTGAGGGACCGCTTCCCGGGCAACGAGTGGGAGGAGATCGTCGCCTGCTGCGACTCCCAGCTCTTCTTCGGGGGCAACGACCAGAGCACCTTGAAGTACGTTTCCGACCAGCTGGGCACGGGCACCGTCGAGCGCGTTGCCGTGAGGAACCGGGCGATGACCCTGGAGCACGTCCAGGTCATGCGCTCACCCTCCCCGCGCAACCTGATGACCCCCGACGAGCTCCGGCGCCTTGACCTAAAGAAGGCCGTCCTCATCCTCGGCGGGCTGCCCCCCGCCCTCATCGACAAGCTGGACTACACCGAGCACCCGCTGGGGAGCACCCTGGACCGGGCCAATAAAGACGTGAAAGTGGTCTTCCCGGAAGAGACCGGCCGGCCTGTTAAGGGAAAGGGCCCGGAGCCTTTGGAGAAGCGCCCGGAGCCGGAGGCTGACGGAGGGCCCCCGGACGGAAACGATAGCAGAGCATCCGAACCCTCCGGGCTTGCGGGCGCACCCGAAGGCTTCAAAGAAGCGCTTGAAAAAAGCCACTCTCCACAGGAAACCGCGACCAAATTCTGGTGA
- a CDS encoding single-stranded DNA-binding protein: MLNVVILIGRLTADPELQKVSAQNGEVSVCKFTVAVDRGNDQTDFIDCVAWRNQAENLCKFKKKGDLIAVEGRLQIDSYDDSQGIRRKAARVIVRRITFLPTGRKQVEDAPLPEPPVEFFGEPVEMDPDDLPF; the protein is encoded by the coding sequence ATGCTTAACGTTGTCATCCTCATCGGCCGCCTCACGGCCGACCCCGAGCTCCAGAAGGTGAGCGCCCAGAACGGGGAAGTCTCCGTCTGCAAGTTCACCGTCGCGGTTGATCGCGGTAACGACCAGACCGACTTCATCGACTGCGTTGCCTGGAGGAATCAAGCGGAGAACCTCTGCAAGTTCAAGAAGAAGGGCGACCTCATTGCCGTCGAAGGCCGCCTCCAGATCGACTCCTACGACGATTCCCAGGGGATCCGCCGTAAGGCCGCCCGGGTGATCGTCCGGCGCATCACCTTCCTTCCCACAGGAAGAAAGCAGGTCGAAGACGCCCCGCTGCCGGAGCCGCCCGTGGAGTTCTTCGGCGAACCGGTGGAGATGGATCCTGACGACCTGCCGTTCTAA
- a CDS encoding helix-turn-helix domain-containing protein produces MWDAAAAAEMKKLVLSRFRSIRAAARMMGVDHSNLARVLRGETPPSAALLEKLAGVGIFPAGFPEIQSRLLAEQDRKLVEFSDPECPAWRFARETALGWYESQQRFLSLQGQAEEACRCPRFDPAFTGTRELVSHNLPFYPCTPFEIFAVNVTGFFCMGGVASPAAARGLLKVLLEDFYSDHSKGIFLDWVDNEVAQEVITRRLFFHAVLYTIDPVLYVVEGGVLQINQVVRSACTEAVIPIPKFAIAMVRRFK; encoded by the coding sequence ATGTGGGATGCTGCTGCTGCAGCAGAGATGAAAAAACTCGTTCTCTCGCGTTTTCGTTCCATTCGCGCTGCGGCGCGCATGATGGGCGTGGATCACTCTAATCTTGCGCGGGTACTTCGGGGCGAGACGCCTCCTTCTGCGGCTTTACTCGAAAAACTCGCCGGGGTAGGTATCTTCCCTGCGGGCTTCCCCGAAATTCAATCTCGACTTCTTGCGGAACAGGATAGGAAGTTGGTTGAATTCTCCGATCCAGAGTGTCCTGCCTGGCGGTTTGCCCGCGAGACGGCTTTAGGATGGTATGAAAGCCAGCAACGCTTTCTGAGCCTTCAAGGCCAGGCGGAAGAAGCGTGTCGCTGTCCTCGTTTTGACCCTGCTTTTACAGGAACGCGGGAGCTTGTGAGCCATAATCTTCCGTTCTACCCGTGTACCCCGTTCGAAATCTTCGCAGTTAACGTCACCGGGTTTTTCTGTATGGGAGGTGTGGCTTCGCCTGCCGCTGCCAGAGGACTTTTAAAAGTCCTCTTGGAAGATTTCTATTCCGACCACAGCAAGGGCATTTTTCTTGACTGGGTAGACAACGAGGTGGCTCAAGAAGTCATAACCCGTCGCCTTTTCTTCCATGCTGTTCTTTATACCATAGACCCTGTTTTGTACGTCGTTGAAGGCGGCGTTCTGCAAATCAACCAGGTCGTCCGTTCTGCTTGCACCGAAGCCGTTATTCCAATTCCGAAGTTTGCCATCGCAATGGTTAGAAGGTTTAAATAG
- the bet gene encoding phage recombination protein Bet has product MTKATEKTDLWFGLTPEQVDLLKKLYPTAPEAQLRLFVYQAKRAGLDPLTNQIHLLERRKWNKETGQWEVTWSVQTGIDGFRAVADRTGCYAPGRAPEIVERDGKIFAATAYVMKRVGDRWFEVSATAYFDEYVQTDSKGQPLHMWRKMPRNQLAKCAEALALRKAFPAELSGIYTDDEMQQADSESVLHAYPPEPESAPVTSQEPAGAQPEAVQATEQKTEGPQATGNQKTIKQAEAGKEKAKKSQANLQPFEGQVTVIGTPILGEKGWEVKAALGDEAITLVGDLVKDLTEAVYRVKGQRAKNRVKVGEIKPVGAQAQAETQDNQAIAAVIRTAPKKTVRSKNGAAEEVVWCRAEVEGHAEADGYNVQVILTGDALLGLNEGQTVTLIASPTGEKAANGEDIYQVREVCADTSAA; this is encoded by the coding sequence ATGACCAAAGCGACCGAAAAGACCGACCTGTGGTTCGGTCTCACTCCGGAGCAGGTAGACCTGCTCAAGAAGCTGTACCCCACGGCTCCGGAAGCCCAGCTCCGGCTGTTCGTCTACCAAGCCAAGAGGGCGGGCTTGGATCCGCTCACCAACCAGATCCACCTACTTGAACGGCGCAAATGGAACAAAGAGACCGGCCAGTGGGAAGTCACGTGGTCGGTGCAAACCGGGATCGACGGGTTTCGGGCCGTGGCGGACCGGACCGGATGCTACGCGCCCGGGAGGGCCCCGGAGATTGTGGAGCGGGACGGTAAAATCTTCGCTGCGACGGCCTACGTGATGAAGCGCGTGGGCGACCGCTGGTTCGAGGTATCGGCGACGGCGTATTTTGACGAGTACGTCCAGACCGATTCCAAAGGGCAGCCGCTCCATATGTGGCGGAAGATGCCCCGGAACCAGCTGGCCAAATGCGCCGAAGCGCTGGCCCTGCGCAAAGCCTTCCCGGCGGAGCTGAGCGGCATCTATACGGACGACGAGATGCAGCAGGCGGATTCGGAGTCCGTGCTGCACGCCTACCCTCCGGAGCCCGAGAGCGCTCCTGTTACTTCGCAGGAACCCGCAGGAGCACAACCTGAAGCCGTGCAGGCAACCGAGCAAAAAACCGAAGGGCCGCAGGCAACCGGGAACCAGAAAACTATCAAGCAGGCTGAAGCGGGTAAAGAGAAGGCCAAAAAGTCGCAGGCCAATCTCCAGCCCTTCGAGGGCCAGGTGACCGTCATCGGCACTCCCATCCTGGGGGAAAAGGGATGGGAAGTGAAGGCAGCCCTGGGTGATGAGGCGATCACTCTGGTCGGCGACCTGGTGAAGGATCTAACTGAGGCCGTCTACCGGGTGAAGGGCCAGCGGGCGAAGAACCGGGTCAAGGTCGGGGAGATCAAGCCCGTTGGCGCCCAGGCTCAGGCCGAAACCCAGGACAACCAGGCCATCGCGGCCGTTATCCGGACTGCCCCGAAAAAGACCGTACGGTCTAAAAACGGGGCCGCCGAGGAAGTCGTCTGGTGCAGAGCTGAAGTCGAAGGCCACGCCGAAGCTGACGGTTACAACGTACAAGTGATCCTCACCGGCGACGCGCTGCTGGGCCTGAACGAGGGCCAGACGGTGACGCTGATCGCCAGCCCTACGGGCGAGAAGGCGGCCAACGGAGAGGATATCTACCAGGTCCGGGAGGTCTGCGCGGACACAAGCGCTGCATAA
- a CDS encoding ParM/StbA family protein: MQIAIDVGYSHTKAVSLNGRAIIPSVVAPFRELPLADLSLNGTGHVVTVRKVDGTVARHFVGEMALREGRGATFTLDREKHLHPNHDLLILTAARLLGAESGATLVVGLPVAYYRTQKDVLRRHLESLHAEVSVNGSPFARVSFGKVIVYPQGAGALLTVSNLPEGGLVCLVDVGCKTTDYVTVEMKGFQGKPVSSLCGSVEIGVFGMLEAVAAEFEARTGAPLDLTAAETITSTGKATFRGREINLADVAEAARKSVARAIADRVLASLGTRGDFVAKFYLAGGGALALPELKEMFPAAEVLPDPQWANAEGFLRFVTGTGKA, from the coding sequence GTGCAGATAGCGATCGACGTGGGCTACAGTCACACCAAAGCCGTTTCTCTTAACGGGCGGGCGATCATCCCCTCGGTGGTGGCTCCCTTCAGGGAATTGCCCCTGGCCGACCTTTCCTTAAACGGCACGGGCCACGTTGTCACGGTCAGGAAGGTGGACGGCACCGTCGCCAGGCACTTCGTGGGGGAGATGGCCCTCCGCGAAGGCCGGGGCGCGACGTTCACCCTGGACCGGGAGAAACATTTACACCCGAACCACGACCTGCTGATCCTCACCGCCGCCAGGCTGCTGGGAGCAGAATCAGGGGCAACGTTAGTGGTCGGCCTTCCCGTGGCCTACTACCGCACTCAGAAGGACGTCCTCCGCAGGCACCTGGAATCGCTGCACGCCGAAGTGTCCGTAAACGGGTCTCCGTTCGCGCGCGTCTCCTTCGGGAAGGTGATCGTCTATCCCCAGGGGGCGGGCGCGCTGCTCACGGTTTCTAATTTACCGGAGGGCGGCCTGGTTTGTTTGGTGGACGTGGGCTGCAAGACTACGGACTACGTGACCGTGGAGATGAAAGGTTTCCAGGGGAAGCCCGTCTCTTCTCTCTGCGGCAGCGTGGAGATCGGCGTCTTTGGAATGCTGGAGGCCGTAGCCGCCGAGTTCGAGGCCAGGACGGGCGCGCCCCTGGACCTGACTGCAGCGGAGACAATTACTTCCACGGGGAAGGCGACTTTCCGGGGCAGGGAAATCAATCTTGCGGACGTGGCGGAAGCGGCCCGCAAAAGCGTTGCACGGGCGATAGCCGACCGCGTGCTGGCTTCTCTCGGCACGAGGGGCGACTTCGTGGCGAAGTTCTACCTGGCGGGAGGCGGCGCGTTGGCCCTCCCGGAGCTGAAAGAGATGTTCCCCGCGGCGGAGGTCCTGCCCGACCCCCAGTGGGCAAACGCGGAGGGGTTTTTGAGGTTTGTTACCGGCACGGGAAAAGCCTGA
- a CDS encoding UPF0175 family protein, translated as MTAGVFNMAKVTLELPDEVLPLVAEGQDPVPGLKRRLAVALYAEGALSMGSAALLAGMPYMDFWELVTGLGLGPRYTEQHYKEDVKALKELGLL; from the coding sequence ATGACGGCAGGGGTGTTCAACATGGCTAAAGTAACCTTGGAACTGCCGGACGAAGTTCTTCCGCTCGTGGCTGAAGGCCAGGATCCTGTCCCGGGCCTCAAGCGCCGGCTGGCCGTGGCCCTGTATGCGGAAGGCGCCCTTTCGATGGGCAGCGCCGCCCTGCTGGCCGGAATGCCTTATATGGATTTCTGGGAACTGGTGACCGGCCTCGGGTTGGGGCCGAGGTACACCGAGCAGCACTACAAGGAAGACGTGAAGGCCTTAAAGGAGCTGGGGTTGCTGTGA
- a CDS encoding S1 RNA-binding domain-containing protein: MLQEKKEFHVDVWPEVYASRQNRMVLTWPAVGVEKFALRVRGENNEPRLEKALCLTVQKGDVRGLIPLQESGIEVGESERRARNRLLNLVGQEVCFVVTGIDLENQVFLASRKAVIDALSKEVWQGLKPGDVVEAVARRPYLRPRNGVLVPRGFVVEVNGVEAVLPVWEISHGWVDELSDYIQPGDRFDVKVKSVDPEEKRLLVSVKDLVPNPWPDAARRHPKGAYRSGVVTGVVRYGIFVELEPGVSALCRHMRDAFPRKGDTVLLVVTDVELEDGAGRIYGQAIRVIRRAS; encoded by the coding sequence ATGCTTCAGGAAAAGAAGGAGTTCCACGTCGACGTCTGGCCGGAGGTTTACGCTTCCCGCCAGAACAGGATGGTCCTCACCTGGCCCGCGGTGGGCGTCGAGAAGTTCGCGCTCCGGGTTCGCGGCGAGAACAACGAGCCCCGTCTTGAGAAGGCTTTGTGCCTCACCGTCCAGAAGGGCGACGTGCGGGGCCTGATTCCCCTCCAGGAGTCCGGAATCGAGGTCGGGGAGAGCGAGCGCCGGGCGCGCAACCGGCTTTTGAATTTGGTCGGCCAGGAGGTTTGCTTCGTCGTCACCGGCATCGACCTCGAGAACCAGGTCTTTCTCGCCTCCAGGAAGGCCGTCATCGACGCTCTTTCTAAAGAGGTCTGGCAGGGCTTGAAGCCCGGGGACGTGGTGGAGGCCGTCGCCCGGCGCCCCTATCTCCGCCCCAGAAACGGCGTTCTGGTCCCCAGGGGCTTCGTCGTCGAGGTGAACGGGGTCGAGGCCGTCCTCCCTGTGTGGGAGATCTCCCACGGGTGGGTGGACGAGCTCTCCGACTACATCCAGCCCGGCGACCGCTTCGACGTAAAAGTAAAGTCCGTCGACCCCGAGGAGAAGCGGCTTCTGGTGTCCGTGAAGGACCTCGTTCCCAACCCCTGGCCGGACGCCGCCAGGAGGCACCCGAAGGGCGCCTACCGTTCGGGGGTCGTCACGGGCGTCGTCCGCTACGGGATATTCGTCGAGCTCGAGCCCGGCGTAAGTGCTTTATGCCGCCACATGCGCGACGCTTTTCCCAGGAAGGGCGACACCGTGCTCCTGGTGGTCACGGACGTTGAGCTCGAAGATGGGGCCGGCCGCATCTACGGCCAGGCCATCAGGGTCATTAGAAGGGCGTCTTAG